Proteins found in one Thalassomonas actiniarum genomic segment:
- a CDS encoding DUF350 domain-containing protein, translated as MNTLIEITALNQDLLTYLAIDLLIAIILLGTMRFVSGLSAKVNTTEELAKEDNFAFGISVAGSVAALGIVLTGAITGETATSYLFEAIGMLAYGTFGLILIKIGRIFHDKLALNQLDKNALIKEKNLSIGVVDAAGAIATAIIIRAVLLWVDGLDLSTFIAITSGFIVSQAILVIVTRLKERQYAKNNQDDSLQEALSQGQLAIAIRYAGQMISTALAVTAASYFFSYSPETLVVNLLGWLIFGLVMTVLVAILTSLAKRIILWGINLVEEVDQQHNIGVASIEMAISISIALILTALMA; from the coding sequence ATGAATACATTAATTGAAATCACCGCGCTAAATCAGGATTTACTGACTTATCTGGCGATCGATCTCCTGATTGCCATTATCTTGCTCGGTACCATGCGTTTTGTTTCCGGCTTATCCGCCAAGGTAAATACCACCGAAGAACTGGCCAAAGAAGATAACTTTGCCTTTGGCATCAGCGTCGCCGGCAGTGTCGCTGCCTTGGGCATAGTCTTAACCGGCGCCATTACCGGGGAAACCGCCACCAGCTATCTTTTTGAAGCCATAGGTATGCTGGCATACGGCACTTTTGGTTTAATCCTGATCAAAATCGGCCGCATCTTCCATGACAAACTGGCGCTGAACCAGCTGGATAAAAATGCCCTGATCAAGGAGAAAAACCTCAGTATCGGCGTGGTCGATGCCGCCGGCGCCATTGCCACCGCCATCATTATCCGCGCGGTATTATTATGGGTAGACGGCCTCGATCTGAGCACCTTTATCGCCATTACCAGCGGCTTTATCGTCTCCCAGGCCATCCTGGTGATAGTAACCCGGTTAAAAGAGCGCCAATACGCCAAAAACAACCAGGACGACAGCCTGCAGGAAGCGTTAAGCCAGGGGCAGTTAGCCATTGCCATACGTTATGCCGGACAAATGATCAGCACGGCGCTGGCAGTCACCGCGGCGAGCTATTTCTTCAGCTACAGCCCGGAAACCTTAGTGGTTAACTTATTGGGCTGGTTAATTTTCGGCTTAGTGATGACGGTATTGGTGGCGATATTAACCTCGCTAGCGAAACGCATTATCCTCTGGGGTATTAACCTGGTAGAAGAAGTCGACCAGCAGCATAATATCGGTGTCGCCAGCATAGAAATGGCGATCAGCATTTCCATCGCCCTGATCCTGACCGCCCTGATGGCCTAA